Genomic DNA from Mucilaginibacter terrenus:
TATTGGTTAGTACGGGAGGTCGTCACTGTCGCCACCCTTAAAATTTTCGTTTTCTACAGCTCTGGCAACGCGGCTTTCGCCGCTTTCAAAGTCAGTTTTACGGCCAAGCATGGTAAAGTTCTCAGCCACTACTTCTGTTGTGTATTTTTTTATTCCCTCTTTATCTTCAAAGGAACGGGTGCGTAATTTTCCTTCTATATAAACAAGTTTTCCTTTTTGTAAAAATTTTGCAGCAACATCAGCAAGACCGCGCCACATTACGATGTTGTGCCACTCTGTCTGCTCTACTTTTCTGCCTTCTTTATTAAATGTTTCAGAAGTAGCCAAAGGAAAACTAGCAACGGCAACGCCGCCCTCCAAATGCCTTACCTCAGGGTCCTTTCCTAAATGACCAACAAGTATTACTTTATTAATTCCAGACATGGCATAAATTAACGGAGAATTATTTAGAAATTAAAAAAATATTTTATAAATATAAAAATCGGTTTTGGCAAGGCTAATTTTTCCAAATCGGCAACATTGGTAAAAAACCATTCCGGCTTCATTTTTATAGGTTTCTCTTCAATTACTATAAACTGTATAAACAGCCCCTGGTGTGTCAAAACATGTTTCACAACAGGCGAATTATACTTAATTTTTAATTTTTCTCCAAAATATTCCTGTACTTCAGCTATATCTAAAACTTCGTATGGCGTTAACTGCCTGTCACTTTCAAACAGGGGTAAATCATACATATTTGCCCAAATACCACTTTCGTCGCGCTTATTAAGTACAAGCTTATCATCTGCTATATTTAACAAATAGTTAAAAAATCTTACCCGCTTCTTGATCTTGTTCACTTTTACAGGAAGTGCGGTTGTCGAGTTTAATTTAAATGCAACACAGCTAAGCCTTACCGGGCAAATACCACATGCCGGATTACGGGGTTTACACAGCATTGCCCCAAACTCCATCATTGCCTGGTTGTGCAATCCGGGTCGCTCCTGGTCAAGTACCTCATCAGCTAATTGCTGGAACAGCTTTTTCCCCTTAGGTAAATTTATGGGTTCATCTATACCATAATAGCGTGCCAGCACCCGGTAAACATTTCCGTCAACCACGGCCTTGGCTTCATTAGCTGCAAAGGACGAGACAGCTGCTGCTGTATACTCGCCTATTCCTTTCAGCCTTAACAGCTGCTCGTACTTCACGGGGAACACACCATTATAATGCTCCTGCACCAGCTGCGCCGTTTTAAGCATATTGCGTCCGCGGGAGTAATACCCCAGGCCTTGCCAAAGTTTTAATATATCGTCTTCGGGTGCAGCCGCAAAATCAGTAACGGTAGAGTAGCGTTCTAAAAAGCGGTTAAAGTAAGGCAAGCCCTGCTCTACGCGCGTTTGCTGCAGTATAATTTCAGACAGCCAAATGGTGTAAGCATCTGTTGTATTTCGCCACGGAAGATCACGTTTATTTTCGGTATACCAGGTGATGAGTTTGGAGGATAGATCCATTCAATACAAAAATACATTATCCATTTTAGTATCATAATTTTAACTCAGAAAACGTGTTTGATGGCGCTTCCAAAAAAAATGCGCCATTTATTTTAATCTTTAATTTTAAAGCGATACTTTTGCAACCCCAAAACAGTTAAGTATTTATACAATTAAATAAAAGAAAACAGGATATGACCAAGGCAGAAATTA
This window encodes:
- a CDS encoding single-stranded DNA-binding protein, giving the protein MSGINKVILVGHLGKDPEVRHLEGGVAVASFPLATSETFNKEGRKVEQTEWHNIVMWRGLADVAAKFLQKGKLVYIEGKLRTRSFEDKEGIKKYTTEVVAENFTMLGRKTDFESGESRVARAVENENFKGGDSDDLPY
- the mutY gene encoding A/G-specific adenine glycosylase, with protein sequence MDLSSKLITWYTENKRDLPWRNTTDAYTIWLSEIILQQTRVEQGLPYFNRFLERYSTVTDFAAAPEDDILKLWQGLGYYSRGRNMLKTAQLVQEHYNGVFPVKYEQLLRLKGIGEYTAAAVSSFAANEAKAVVDGNVYRVLARYYGIDEPINLPKGKKLFQQLADEVLDQERPGLHNQAMMEFGAMLCKPRNPACGICPVRLSCVAFKLNSTTALPVKVNKIKKRVRFFNYLLNIADDKLVLNKRDESGIWANMYDLPLFESDRQLTPYEVLDIAEVQEYFGEKLKIKYNSPVVKHVLTHQGLFIQFIVIEEKPIKMKPEWFFTNVADLEKLALPKPIFIFIKYFFNF